In a single window of the Paenibacillus sp. MMS20-IR301 genome:
- the uvrC gene encoding excinuclease ABC subunit UvrC, translating into MDYMDNIRNKLALLPDLPGCYLMKNDEGTIIYVGKAKVLKNRVRSYFTGSHNGKTQRLVANIVDFEYIVTSSNMEALILECNLIKKHMPRYNVLLKDDKTFPYLKITNEAHPRLEVTRRVLKDKAKYFGPYPNGYAAQQTKKLLDRMYPLRKCGVMPKEVCLYYHMGQCLAPCEKEVPKSAYEEIIQNISAFLGGGHDAVKKDLQKKMQEAAEELYFERAKELRDQIIHIDALMEKQKINTADTKDRDVFGYAVDKGWMCVQILYMRQGKMIQRHSSAFPFYGEAYSDFMSYVTQYYSDNPALPQEILLPDTGSAGAVKPSAPGSGSAAAEPAVTGAAGLLGGREMLAALEAEDAAEAAGVPAEGAGTEADAQAAGLSGPEELAAAVRAAAEAPQDQAEQEAAAEGTVDAAGGAAALQEWLGVKVLVPQRGLKKQMVGMACQNSRVALDEKFRLIERDEERTSGAASSLGQSLGLTSLNRIEAFDNSNIQGSNPVSAMVVFIDGKPARKEYRKYKVRTVQGPDDYETMREVIRRRYERVLKENLPQPDLIVVDGGKGQISSAVDILENELGLFIPVCGLVKDDKHRTAQLLMGDSSEPVPLARDSQEFYLLQRIQDEVHRFAITFHREQRGKSMVTSKLDSIPGIGEKRRKALLKHFGSLKKIKEASLEDFRALSIGEKLAGQILEALRDEEPSL; encoded by the coding sequence ATGGATTATATGGATAATATCCGCAACAAACTGGCGCTGCTGCCCGATCTGCCCGGCTGCTATCTGATGAAGAATGATGAGGGTACGATTATTTACGTGGGCAAGGCCAAGGTGCTGAAGAACCGCGTGCGCTCTTATTTCACCGGCAGCCATAACGGCAAGACGCAGCGGCTGGTCGCCAATATTGTTGATTTTGAATATATCGTTACCTCGAGCAATATGGAAGCACTTATTCTGGAGTGCAATCTCATTAAGAAGCATATGCCGCGTTACAACGTGCTGCTGAAGGATGACAAGACTTTTCCTTATTTGAAAATCACGAACGAAGCGCATCCGCGTCTTGAGGTTACACGCCGGGTGCTGAAAGATAAAGCGAAATACTTTGGCCCATATCCGAACGGGTATGCGGCCCAGCAGACGAAGAAGCTGCTCGACCGGATGTATCCGCTGCGCAAATGCGGGGTTATGCCCAAGGAGGTCTGCCTGTATTATCATATGGGCCAGTGTCTCGCGCCTTGTGAGAAGGAAGTGCCGAAGTCGGCATACGAGGAAATCATACAGAATATCTCCGCCTTCCTTGGCGGGGGCCACGATGCGGTGAAGAAGGATCTGCAGAAGAAGATGCAGGAGGCTGCCGAGGAGCTGTATTTCGAGCGGGCCAAGGAGCTGCGTGACCAGATCATTCACATCGATGCCCTGATGGAGAAGCAGAAGATCAATACTGCCGATACGAAGGACCGCGATGTCTTCGGCTATGCAGTGGATAAGGGCTGGATGTGTGTGCAGATCCTGTACATGCGGCAGGGTAAAATGATTCAGCGCCACTCGTCGGCTTTTCCGTTCTACGGGGAGGCGTACAGTGATTTCATGTCCTACGTGACGCAGTATTACAGCGACAACCCGGCTCTTCCGCAGGAGATCCTGCTGCCGGATACGGGAAGTGCCGGCGCGGTCAAGCCATCCGCGCCGGGGTCCGGCTCCGCTGCTGCGGAGCCGGCAGTGACCGGGGCCGCCGGGCTGCTGGGCGGCCGGGAAATGCTCGCAGCCCTCGAAGCAGAGGATGCTGCTGAGGCTGCAGGGGTGCCTGCCGAAGGCGCAGGCACAGAGGCTGACGCGCAGGCTGCCGGCCTGTCCGGTCCGGAGGAGCTGGCGGCTGCGGTGCGCGCCGCCGCAGAAGCGCCGCAGGACCAGGCGGAGCAGGAAGCCGCCGCCGAAGGCACGGTGGATGCGGCCGGCGGGGCAGCGGCCCTGCAGGAGTGGCTGGGCGTCAAGGTGCTGGTGCCGCAGCGCGGGCTGAAGAAGCAGATGGTCGGCATGGCCTGCCAGAACAGCCGCGTGGCGCTGGACGAGAAGTTCCGCCTCATCGAGCGGGACGAGGAGCGCACCTCCGGTGCGGCGAGCAGCCTGGGCCAGAGCCTCGGGCTGACCTCGCTGAACCGGATTGAAGCGTTCGATAACTCCAATATCCAGGGGAGTAACCCGGTCTCGGCGATGGTCGTCTTCATCGACGGCAAGCCTGCCCGGAAGGAGTACCGGAAATACAAGGTACGTACCGTGCAGGGGCCGGATGATTATGAGACGATGCGCGAGGTCATCCGCCGCCGCTACGAGCGGGTGCTCAAGGAGAATCTGCCGCAGCCGGATCTGATTGTCGTCGACGGCGGTAAGGGGCAGATCTCATCCGCTGTCGATATTCTGGAGAATGAGCTGGGGCTGTTCATCCCGGTCTGCGGACTGGTCAAGGATGACAAGCACAGAACGGCGCAGCTGCTGATGGGGGATTCCTCCGAGCCGGTGCCGCTCGCCCGGGACAGCCAGGAGTTCTATCTGCTGCAGCGGATCCAGGATGAGGTTCACCGGTTCGCGATTACGTTCCACCGGGAACAGCGCGGCAAGTCGATGGTCACCTCGAAGCTGGATTCCATTCCGGGCATCGGGGAGAAGCGGCGGAAGGCGCTGCTGAAGCATTTCGGCTCGCTCAAGAAGATCAAGGAAGCGTCCCTTGAGGATTTCCGCGCCCTGTCGATCGGCGAGAAGCTGGCCGGGCAGATTCTCGAAGCGCTCAGGGATGAAGAACCGTCATTATAG
- a CDS encoding CPBP family intramembrane glutamic endopeptidase codes for MNSVGQPLQQRPLTTKLILAGIVGLIVFALFQIMPQLLPGSGGNTAIISKSEAQAQAAAFAASRLGYEASPGDEWVILYKTDSSFYGYMSREKLLEDYSKNKLDQRYPFDVYHAALYTSGEVDALLTVDLNMYTGEAVAFARGADAAAAPGLDYGEMPAKAAVKSGSTANLASSEPGLSLEQKEKLAAPWLQQWNVNPANLQIEANSGNYGLVYTDSSVKLGESLLHYNFNFTGSSVSYYRAGFSAPAWHDTYVDEQTSLAKKLTLFGYGLPTLLLGILALIYSILRQKYTSFKRGIFLSSVHFLIMMVSSYNVLSESGSGSAEARVTAVIMFIIYVLYSLLMSLLLYFSLVGGDGLWRKEEGLNPWPRAKEPGYGQYVLDSIRAGYVWAFILLGVQTIMFIILSLTLNNWSTTDASQSPYNMKYAWLLPVVAWLAGLSEEAVYRLFGIRMVKKLVRSTFIASLITTLVWALGHTLYPIYPISSRPIELTVIGLLFSYIFLRYGFIAVMFSHVVFDSILMGATLIFMQDKVNVGAGIVTIILPFIVGYIVYRFNPPHKPDQAQPVQPLN; via the coding sequence ATGAATTCCGTCGGCCAGCCCCTGCAGCAGCGGCCCCTTACCACTAAATTAATCCTTGCCGGAATTGTGGGACTTATCGTATTTGCCCTATTCCAGATCATGCCCCAGCTTCTGCCGGGTTCAGGCGGTAATACAGCCATCATCAGTAAAAGTGAAGCCCAGGCCCAGGCCGCTGCTTTCGCAGCCTCCCGGCTCGGCTATGAAGCAAGTCCTGGGGATGAATGGGTTATTCTGTACAAGACAGACTCCTCCTTCTATGGCTATATGTCACGGGAGAAGCTGCTTGAGGATTATTCCAAGAACAAGCTGGATCAGCGGTATCCCTTTGATGTCTACCATGCCGCACTCTACACTTCCGGGGAAGTAGATGCCCTGCTCACGGTAGATCTCAATATGTATACAGGTGAAGCCGTTGCTTTCGCCCGGGGAGCAGATGCCGCAGCAGCCCCGGGACTGGATTACGGTGAAATGCCTGCTAAGGCTGCCGTTAAGAGCGGCAGTACTGCAAACCTTGCAAGCAGCGAACCTGGCCTCTCCCTCGAGCAAAAAGAAAAGCTTGCCGCACCCTGGCTGCAGCAATGGAATGTGAACCCGGCCAACCTGCAGATTGAGGCAAACAGCGGCAATTACGGGCTTGTCTATACCGACAGCTCAGTGAAGCTTGGGGAATCCCTGCTGCACTATAACTTCAACTTCACCGGCAGCTCTGTTTCCTATTACCGGGCCGGCTTCTCGGCCCCTGCCTGGCATGACACTTATGTTGATGAGCAGACCTCCCTGGCCAAGAAGCTCACCTTGTTCGGGTACGGGCTGCCCACATTGCTGCTAGGTATTCTGGCACTCATCTACAGCATTCTTCGGCAAAAGTACACTTCGTTCAAACGCGGGATCTTCTTGAGCTCCGTCCATTTCCTGATTATGATGGTCAGCAGCTACAATGTGCTCTCCGAATCGGGCAGCGGCAGTGCCGAAGCGAGGGTTACCGCTGTCATTATGTTCATTATCTATGTCCTGTACAGTCTGCTGATGTCGCTGCTCCTCTACTTCTCCCTGGTCGGAGGCGACGGGCTGTGGCGCAAGGAAGAGGGGCTTAACCCTTGGCCGCGGGCCAAAGAGCCTGGCTACGGCCAGTATGTACTGGACAGTATCCGCGCGGGTTATGTATGGGCGTTCATTCTGCTCGGAGTACAGACAATCATGTTCATTATCCTATCGCTTACCTTGAACAACTGGTCCACCACCGATGCCAGCCAGTCGCCCTACAATATGAAATATGCCTGGCTGCTGCCGGTTGTCGCCTGGCTGGCCGGGCTCTCGGAAGAGGCGGTCTACCGCCTGTTCGGCATCCGCATGGTGAAGAAGCTCGTCCGGAGTACCTTTATCGCCTCACTGATTACCACGCTGGTCTGGGCGCTGGGGCATACGCTCTACCCGATCTATCCGATCAGCTCGCGGCCGATTGAGCTTACCGTAATCGGGCTGCTGTTCAGTTATATTTTCCTGCGCTACGGCTTCATTGCCGTCATGTTCAGCCATGTGGTATTTGACAGCATTCTGATGGGGGCCACGCTGATCTTCATGCAGGACAAGGTAAATGTCGGTGCCGGGATTGTCACCATTATCCTGCCGTTCATCGTAGGCTACATCGTCTACCGTTTCAATCCTCCGCATAAGCCGGACCAGGCCCAGCCGGTACAGCCGCTGAATTAG
- a CDS encoding ABC transporter ATP-binding protein: protein MMTINNVEGQALKVPDAPAAVECRSLSFKVKHKVILNDISFIIPQGSITGLLGPNGAGKSSLLRIITGLTPAEAGSVSINGQPAGIARLGELSMLPDRSSLPGWLTVREWLGFAAGIYPDWEEARAQELLASLSVSADALISTLSRGEEARLQLLTCLSRRAPLIILDEPFTGVDMISREVIAATVVGEMADGTRTFLIATHDIREMELLFDRLILIGGGAIQGIEDVEQLRRSGQSVESRYREVFA, encoded by the coding sequence ATGATGACGATAAATAACGTTGAGGGCCAGGCCCTTAAGGTACCCGATGCCCCTGCAGCCGTGGAATGCCGCAGCCTAAGCTTCAAGGTCAAGCACAAGGTTATCCTGAATGATATCAGCTTCATTATTCCGCAGGGGAGCATCACCGGGCTGCTTGGGCCCAACGGTGCAGGTAAGTCCTCTCTGCTGCGGATTATTACCGGCCTGACTCCAGCAGAAGCCGGATCTGTATCTATAAACGGCCAGCCCGCAGGCATAGCCCGGCTGGGAGAGCTGTCGATGCTTCCGGACCGCAGCAGCCTGCCCGGATGGCTGACTGTCCGGGAATGGCTGGGCTTCGCTGCAGGTATCTACCCGGACTGGGAAGAGGCCAGAGCACAAGAGCTGCTCGCCAGCTTGTCCGTCTCAGCGGATGCGCTGATCTCTACCCTGTCCCGCGGCGAGGAAGCCCGGCTGCAGCTCTTAACGTGCCTGTCGCGCCGCGCGCCGCTGATCATCCTCGATGAACCGTTCACCGGTGTGGATATGATCTCCAGGGAGGTTATTGCTGCAACCGTTGTAGGTGAAATGGCAGACGGTACCCGGACCTTCCTGATTGCTACACATGATATCCGGGAGATGGAGCTGCTATTCGACCGGCTGATTCTGATCGGCGGCGGAGCGATTCAGGGCATTGAAGATGTAGAGCAACTGCGGCGCTCCGGCCAATCCGTGGAATCACGTTACCGGGAAGTGTTCGCATGA
- a CDS encoding GntR family transcriptional regulator: MESSFELLPEPFLINPSLPIYEQFVGAIRERIVSGIIPPGARLPSVRDLAAGRGVNPTTAARTYQELERMGLIVTYRGQGTFVTREESIIAEARRAIIRQAVRQFKDTARSLGLTAEQMLQFDKEE, encoded by the coding sequence GTGGAATCATCCTTCGAGCTATTACCGGAGCCGTTTCTGATCAATCCGTCCCTTCCGATCTATGAGCAGTTTGTCGGAGCAATCCGGGAGCGGATCGTCAGCGGAATCATCCCGCCTGGCGCACGCCTGCCCTCCGTAAGGGATCTTGCCGCAGGCAGGGGGGTTAACCCGACCACGGCAGCACGCACATATCAGGAGCTGGAGCGGATGGGGCTGATCGTTACCTACCGCGGCCAGGGCACCTTTGTAACCCGGGAGGAAAGCATCATCGCCGAGGCCCGCAGAGCCATTATCCGCCAGGCCGTCCGGCAGTTCAAAGACACCGCCCGCTCACTGGGGCTTACTGCAGAGCAAATGCTGCAATTCGATAAGGAGGAATGA
- a CDS encoding TrkH family potassium uptake protein produces the protein MASTFPKITNFRFLKLAPPQILVLSFAAVIIIGTLLLMLPVASVSGLPLNFMDALFTATSAACVTGLAVVDTGTYFTGFGQAVILVLIQIGGLGFMTMATLFALVFKRRISLRDRLILQEAMNQSSMEGIVRLIRKVLIYSLIIEAAGSLLLSIRFAVDMPPVRALYYGLFHAVSMFNNAGFDLFGGYYNSLTDYVGDPGINLVVMFLIVSGGIGFIVMSDLVEFRRKRRLSLHSKVVLSMTAGLVLTGALVIFIFEFTNARTLGPLNLGSKIWASLFQSVAPRTAGANTLELPGMRQATQFFIVILMFIGASPGSTGGGIKTTTFTLMIGAVISMLRGREDIVLFRYRLAQERVFKALTITLLALLLIVSVSMMLSTTEELPFLILLFETTSAFANVGLSLEMTPELTGAGKILICLTMFAGRLGLLTLAYALGPKQGKPLYKYPEGKMIIG, from the coding sequence TTGGCTTCAACGTTTCCCAAAATTACGAATTTCAGATTCCTCAAGCTTGCTCCGCCGCAGATTCTGGTGTTAAGCTTCGCTGCTGTCATTATCATCGGGACTCTGCTGCTCATGCTTCCTGTAGCGAGCGTATCCGGACTGCCGCTTAATTTCATGGATGCCCTCTTTACCGCAACCTCTGCGGCATGTGTTACCGGACTTGCTGTTGTGGACACCGGGACTTATTTCACCGGATTCGGACAGGCGGTCATTCTGGTGCTGATTCAGATCGGCGGGCTCGGCTTCATGACCATGGCCACGCTGTTCGCCCTGGTGTTCAAACGCAGAATCTCGCTCAGGGACCGGCTCATTCTCCAGGAAGCGATGAACCAGAGCTCCATGGAAGGGATCGTCCGGCTGATCCGTAAAGTGCTGATCTATTCCCTGATTATTGAGGCTGCCGGGTCGCTCCTGCTGTCCATCCGCTTTGCTGTGGACATGCCGCCGGTGCGTGCACTCTATTACGGCTTGTTCCATGCGGTATCAATGTTTAATAACGCCGGATTCGATCTGTTCGGCGGCTACTATAACAGCTTGACGGATTATGTTGGTGATCCGGGAATTAACCTGGTTGTGATGTTCCTGATTGTATCCGGGGGCATCGGCTTCATCGTCATGTCTGACCTGGTGGAATTCCGCCGCAAACGCCGGCTGTCGCTGCACAGCAAGGTTGTGCTGTCGATGACCGCAGGACTGGTTCTGACAGGAGCACTTGTCATATTCATCTTCGAATTCACCAATGCGCGGACGCTGGGGCCGCTGAACCTCGGGAGCAAAATATGGGCCTCTCTCTTCCAGTCCGTAGCACCGCGTACGGCCGGAGCCAACACGCTGGAGCTGCCGGGCATGCGTCAGGCTACACAGTTCTTCATTGTCATTCTGATGTTTATCGGTGCCTCTCCCGGTTCAACCGGCGGGGGAATCAAGACAACGACCTTCACGCTGATGATCGGGGCGGTGATCTCGATGCTGCGCGGCCGGGAGGACATTGTGCTCTTCCGTTACCGGCTGGCCCAGGAGCGTGTTTTCAAGGCGCTGACCATTACCCTGCTGGCGCTGCTGCTGATTGTATCCGTCTCAATGATGCTCTCGACAACAGAGGAGCTGCCGTTTCTGATTCTTCTGTTTGAGACGACCTCCGCTTTCGCCAATGTAGGGTTAAGCCTGGAAATGACGCCGGAGCTGACCGGAGCCGGCAAAATTCTGATCTGCCTGACCATGTTCGCCGGGCGGCTTGGACTGCTGACGCTGGCCTATGCACTCGGTCCGAAACAGGGTAAACCATTGTATAAGTATCCGGAAGGCAAAATGATAATTGGATAA
- a CDS encoding TrkA family potassium uptake protein codes for MKAQQFVVIGLGRFGSSLALELMSMGYEVLGIDHQEERVEEMTGKLTHAVMADATDEGIMRSLGVRNFDCGIVAIGDNMERSILAAILLKELGVKQVVGKAISILHGRALSKLGVDRVIFPERDMGIRVAHQLVTPNLLDYIEISKDYKIVELTVPACMDGKSLSELNTRAKYGCSIIALNREDGIIVAPTAHDYVHKGDIMVVIGSNDSIGEFEDEAVNAE; via the coding sequence ATGAAGGCACAGCAATTTGTAGTAATCGGCCTGGGCCGCTTCGGTTCAAGCCTGGCGCTTGAGCTGATGTCCATGGGCTATGAGGTGCTTGGAATTGACCATCAGGAGGAACGGGTGGAGGAAATGACCGGCAAGCTCACTCATGCGGTAATGGCGGATGCTACGGATGAAGGGATTATGCGCTCGCTTGGCGTGCGTAATTTCGACTGCGGGATTGTGGCGATCGGCGACAATATGGAGCGGAGTATTCTGGCGGCCATCCTGCTCAAGGAGCTGGGGGTCAAGCAGGTGGTCGGCAAGGCGATCTCTATTCTGCACGGGCGTGCGCTGTCGAAGCTTGGGGTGGACCGGGTGATTTTTCCGGAGCGTGATATGGGAATCCGCGTGGCGCATCAGCTGGTGACACCGAACCTGCTGGACTATATTGAGATCTCCAAGGATTATAAGATCGTAGAGCTGACGGTGCCTGCCTGCATGGACGGCAAAAGCCTCTCAGAGCTGAATACACGCGCCAAATACGGCTGCAGTATTATCGCACTCAACCGCGAGGACGGCATTATCGTTGCCCCGACGGCTCATGACTATGTGCATAAGGGAGATATTATGGTGGTGATCGGCTCGAATGACAGCATCGGGGAGTTTGAAGATGAAGCGGTGAATGCGGAGTAA
- a CDS encoding ABC transporter ATP-binding protein, whose protein sequence is MMSTGNQLEAAAVQPEATLELSHVSKVFRGGQGVHDVSFTLEPQVIHGLIGANGSGKSTLLSLIAGQRLPDKGLITYGGGQIQHQAAALQQICLIKTSERSWSNYSLKEIFSFASILFPRWDGQLARELLDRFQLNSRKNYQQLSRGGQSMAGIIVGLASRAPLTLLDEPVTGLDASMREIFYRTLLEDYSSAPRTFVVTTHLIEEAENLFEQMIYLRRGRVDFQGPVEEFAPGASYASGPATVLEKLLTDARLLHSERLGGKLLLALEQLSDPAERRMLQDQGVELSPVPLQKLFVYLTLRDAANTQGGGKR, encoded by the coding sequence ATGATGAGTACGGGGAATCAACTTGAAGCGGCGGCAGTCCAGCCGGAGGCAACGCTCGAATTAAGCCATGTCAGCAAGGTATTCCGCGGCGGCCAGGGCGTGCATGATGTGTCTTTCACCCTTGAGCCCCAGGTCATTCACGGACTGATCGGAGCTAACGGCAGCGGCAAAAGCACCCTGCTCTCCCTCATCGCCGGACAGCGGCTGCCGGACAAAGGGTTGATCACCTACGGCGGCGGGCAGATACAGCACCAGGCAGCTGCTTTGCAGCAAATCTGCCTGATCAAAACCTCTGAGCGCTCCTGGAGCAATTATTCACTGAAGGAAATTTTCAGCTTCGCCTCCATTCTCTTTCCCCGTTGGGATGGGCAGCTGGCCCGCGAGCTGCTGGACAGATTCCAGCTGAACAGCCGGAAGAATTACCAGCAGCTGTCACGCGGCGGTCAGTCGATGGCGGGAATCATCGTAGGACTGGCAAGCCGTGCTCCGCTCACACTGCTGGATGAGCCGGTGACCGGCCTTGATGCCTCGATGCGCGAAATTTTTTACCGGACACTGCTTGAGGATTACAGCAGTGCTCCCCGTACCTTCGTGGTGACTACCCATCTAATCGAGGAGGCAGAGAATCTGTTCGAACAGATGATTTACCTCCGCCGGGGCCGGGTTGATTTCCAAGGCCCGGTAGAGGAGTTTGCGCCGGGTGCCTCCTATGCTTCCGGACCAGCCACAGTGCTGGAGAAGCTGCTTACTGATGCCCGGCTGCTGCACAGTGAACGGCTGGGCGGCAAGCTCCTGCTCGCGCTGGAGCAGCTGTCCGACCCGGCTGAGCGCCGGATGCTGCAGGATCAGGGTGTAGAGCTGTCCCCAGTTCCCCTGCAAAAGCTGTTCGTCTATTTGACGCTGCGCGATGCAGCGAACACGCAAGGAGGCGGAAAACGATGA
- a CDS encoding GntR family transcriptional regulator yields the protein MDESRPIFMQIAEQIENDIIDGTVPEESQVPSTNQFAAFYSINPATAAKGVNLLVEQGILYKKRGIGMFVATGARSELTNKRRQQFYEQYVVAMIREAAKLGITTEQLSEMITKGDEKR from the coding sequence ATGGATGAAAGCCGGCCGATCTTCATGCAGATTGCCGAGCAGATTGAGAATGACATTATCGATGGAACCGTACCTGAGGAATCACAAGTACCTTCCACGAACCAGTTCGCAGCCTTTTACAGCATCAATCCGGCAACGGCAGCGAAAGGTGTGAATCTGCTCGTAGAGCAGGGAATCTTGTATAAGAAACGGGGGATTGGAATGTTTGTGGCAACAGGTGCACGCTCGGAATTAACCAATAAGCGCAGACAGCAGTTCTATGAGCAGTATGTAGTGGCAATGATCCGGGAGGCTGCGAAGCTCGGTATCACTACGGAGCAGTTGTCCGAAATGATTACCAAGGGGGATGAGAAACGATGA
- a CDS encoding AraC family transcriptional regulator, translating into MKKIPMILQLALILFCIMAIPTAILTWYSGSQIIENSEAAIGESTLAGLNANRKLNENALANLAQDTSRLAATNIFDRIRSYETYDEINSNYNSVSLALSVTKELLNLNRRVDGVYSSFFYLNDSDYVFSTDNSITTLERYESISWITAALEGRRGISGVWVPRKLESGINVVSYVYPLNRLSSTTSGIIVVNMKESQIGKYLHETEVGDSNYLLLDGSGKVISYSDQSLLLTDGRQLPYLQEILNQEASEGYTFRELDGNRMVYAWSRSSISGWWNVSWSSMDKLMMKSRDMQGNIVLLTSAIILLGTALAIFLATWLSRPLRQLVRTIRLKSDLGVVNKNELAFLDLAFKRMQEEEESLFRLLQEREQDTRSLAAHRLLRGEIPPRITEAFPEACYRIVIVSIDQYRRYVGNTNVETRSYHRYLLNAKYESFFPEGILARSVYHNDGCIVIVLNFAPEEEGQNLLLIRQALEKIRDESLALLEHSVTIGVSDAADAPELVTHRLFEAMELIKQRMIIGAGSIMYWEKEAENNRKYIDPESSERRILNYLDVGNLDGIFKELQGIRNLISSEDKISYDNIMFIYNQLMGATIKHLRENHIATGRMIMGKGNVYSNLAAMDTLDELEEYLHEFYCEIVQSLDRSTHETNHGERIIHYLKEHYREEIVFEDMAKEIGISYSYMRKIVYEQTGKSMIDFVNQLRIEQAKELLMDTELSIKQIAAEVGYYNVQSFNRFFRKYEGMPPSSYKSAKSKSS; encoded by the coding sequence ATGAAAAAAATACCGATGATCCTGCAGCTGGCATTGATTCTATTCTGCATCATGGCCATTCCCACAGCCATCCTGACCTGGTACAGCGGGTCACAGATCATTGAGAACTCAGAAGCGGCCATCGGGGAATCTACACTTGCCGGACTGAACGCCAACCGCAAGTTAAATGAGAATGCACTTGCGAATCTGGCCCAGGATACATCGCGCCTGGCGGCGACGAACATTTTTGACCGGATCCGCAGTTATGAGACCTATGACGAAATCAACTCCAACTATAACAGTGTGAGTCTGGCGCTTTCTGTTACGAAAGAGCTGCTGAATCTGAACCGCCGGGTAGACGGGGTCTACTCCTCTTTCTTTTATCTGAATGATTCAGATTATGTGTTCAGTACCGACAACAGCATCACAACGCTGGAACGTTATGAGTCGATCAGCTGGATTACGGCAGCGCTTGAGGGGCGCCGGGGAATCAGCGGGGTATGGGTCCCCCGTAAGCTGGAGTCAGGCATCAATGTAGTGTCCTATGTATACCCGCTCAACCGTCTTTCCTCTACGACCAGCGGAATTATCGTAGTGAATATGAAAGAGAGCCAGATCGGTAAATATTTGCATGAAACAGAGGTCGGCGACAGCAACTATCTGCTGCTGGACGGCAGCGGCAAAGTGATATCCTACAGCGATCAGTCCCTGCTGCTCACTGACGGCCGGCAGCTCCCCTACCTTCAGGAGATTCTGAACCAGGAAGCAAGTGAAGGGTATACGTTCCGCGAGCTGGACGGCAACCGGATGGTCTATGCCTGGAGCCGCTCGTCCATATCCGGGTGGTGGAATGTCAGCTGGAGCTCTATGGATAAGCTGATGATGAAATCGCGGGATATGCAGGGGAATATTGTCTTGCTGACCAGTGCGATTATTCTGCTCGGGACGGCTCTGGCGATCTTCCTGGCAACCTGGCTGTCCAGGCCGCTCAGACAGCTGGTGCGGACCATCCGCCTGAAGAGTGATCTGGGGGTGGTGAATAAGAATGAGCTGGCCTTTCTGGATTTGGCGTTCAAGCGGATGCAGGAGGAGGAGGAAAGCCTGTTCCGGCTGCTGCAGGAGCGTGAGCAGGATACCCGCAGCCTGGCGGCCCACCGGCTGCTGCGCGGCGAGATTCCGCCGCGGATTACGGAGGCTTTTCCTGAAGCGTGTTACAGGATTGTTATTGTGTCTATTGACCAGTACAGGCGGTATGTGGGCAATACCAATGTGGAGACGCGCAGCTATCACCGGTATCTGCTCAATGCGAAATACGAAAGCTTCTTCCCGGAGGGGATACTGGCCCGCAGTGTCTATCATAACGATGGCTGTATTGTCATTGTCCTGAACTTTGCGCCTGAGGAGGAAGGGCAGAACCTTCTGCTGATCCGGCAGGCGCTGGAGAAGATCCGTGATGAGTCGCTGGCCCTGCTGGAGCATTCGGTAACGATTGGGGTCAGTGATGCGGCGGATGCGCCTGAGCTGGTCACCCACCGGTTATTCGAAGCGATGGAGCTGATTAAGCAGCGGATGATCATCGGCGCCGGAAGTATTATGTACTGGGAGAAAGAGGCGGAGAATAACCGTAAATATATCGACCCGGAGAGCAGCGAACGGCGGATTCTGAATTATCTGGATGTCGGCAACCTGGACGGGATTTTCAAAGAGCTTCAGGGTATCCGTAATCTGATATCCTCCGAAGACAAGATATCCTACGATAACATCATGTTCATCTATAATCAGCTGATGGGGGCAACCATCAAACATCTGCGCGAGAATCATATTGCTACAGGACGGATGATTATGGGGAAGGGCAATGTATACTCGAATCTCGCTGCGATGGATACGCTGGATGAACTGGAAGAATATCTGCATGAGTTTTACTGTGAAATCGTGCAGAGCCTGGACCGCAGCACCCATGAGACGAACCACGGGGAGCGGATTATTCATTACTTGAAGGAACATTACCGCGAAGAGATTGTATTTGAGGATATGGCTAAGGAAATTGGCATCAGCTATTCTTATATGCGCAAAATTGTGTACGAGCAGACAGGTAAAAGCATGATCGATTTCGTGAATCAGCTGCGGATCGAGCAGGCTAAGGAGCTGCTGATGGATACCGAGCTGTCGATCAAGCAGATTGCCGCCGAGGTTGGCTATTATAATGTTCAGAGCTTTAACCGTTTTTTCCGCAAGTATGAGGGGATGCCGCCGAGCAGCTACAAATCAGCCAAGAGCAAGAGCTCCTGA